From one uncultured Bacteroides sp. genomic stretch:
- the hisA gene encoding 1-(5-phosphoribosyl)-5-[(5-phosphoribosylamino)methylideneamino]imidazole-4-carboxamide isomerase, protein MIELIPAIDIIDGKCVRLSQGDYGSKKVYSENPVEVAKEFEANGIRRLHVVDLDGAASHHVINFRTLEQIAARTSLIIDFGGGLKTDEDLLLAFENGAQMVTGGSIAVKNPELFSKWISQYGSEKIILGADVKDRMIAVNGWKDDTTLDLFPFLQGYVHKGVQKVICTDIGRDGMLEGPAVDLYKEILVQHPELYLIASGGVSCMDDIKALQNAGVPAVIFGKALYEGHITMKELYDLT, encoded by the coding sequence ATGATAGAGCTGATTCCTGCAATTGATATAATAGATGGAAAGTGCGTTCGTCTTTCTCAAGGAGACTACGGAAGTAAAAAAGTGTACAGTGAAAATCCGGTGGAAGTGGCTAAGGAGTTCGAAGCTAACGGCATTCGTCGCCTGCACGTGGTAGATTTGGATGGTGCTGCTTCGCATCATGTGATCAACTTTCGTACGTTAGAACAAATTGCTGCACGAACATCGCTTATTATAGATTTTGGTGGCGGACTTAAGACCGACGAGGACTTGTTGCTCGCCTTTGAAAATGGTGCACAAATGGTGACGGGAGGAAGCATTGCGGTGAAAAATCCGGAGCTCTTCAGCAAATGGATTAGCCAGTATGGCAGTGAGAAGATTATTCTGGGTGCCGATGTAAAGGATAGAATGATTGCCGTAAATGGATGGAAAGACGACACGACCCTGGACCTTTTCCCTTTCCTGCAAGGCTATGTGCATAAGGGGGTGCAAAAGGTTATCTGCACTGATATCGGTCGGGATGGAATGCTCGAAGGCCCGGCTGTCGATCTGTATAAAGAGATACTCGTACAGCATCCCGAACTATATCTGATAGCAAGCGGAGGCGTGAGTTGTATGGACGATATTAAAGCGCTTCAGAATGCAGGCGTGCCTGCTGTTATTTTTGGCAAGGCGCTTTATGAAGGGCATATTACGATGAAAGAGCTTTATGATTTGACTTAA
- the hisF gene encoding imidazole glycerol phosphate synthase subunit HisF, producing the protein MLAKRIIPCLDIKDGQTVKGTNFVNLRQAGDPVELGRAYSEQGADELVFLDITASYEERKTFTELVKRVAANISIPFTVGGGINELSDVDRLLSAGADKVSINSSAIRNPELIGEIAKHFGSQVCVLAVDAKLTTDGWKCYLNGGRIETERELLAWTHEAQERGAGEILFTSMNHDGVKTGYANEALAALSNQLSIPVIASGGAGEPEHFRDAFTLGKADAALAASVFHFGEIKISELKSYLCAQGVTVRI; encoded by the coding sequence GTGTTAGCAAAAAGAATTATCCCTTGTCTGGACATAAAAGATGGGCAAACGGTGAAAGGAACTAATTTCGTAAACCTTCGTCAGGCAGGCGATCCGGTAGAATTGGGACGTGCTTATAGTGAGCAGGGAGCCGATGAACTGGTGTTTCTCGATATCACTGCCAGTTACGAAGAGCGCAAGACGTTTACCGAATTAGTAAAGCGGGTAGCAGCCAATATAAGCATTCCCTTTACGGTAGGCGGAGGGATAAACGAATTGAGTGATGTAGACCGATTGCTAAGCGCGGGTGCCGATAAGGTGTCTATCAACTCTTCGGCTATCCGCAATCCTGAACTGATTGGTGAAATAGCCAAGCATTTCGGCTCGCAGGTTTGCGTGCTGGCAGTAGATGCAAAGCTTACTACTGACGGTTGGAAGTGCTACCTCAATGGTGGCCGGATAGAGACGGAGCGGGAATTGCTTGCCTGGACACACGAGGCACAAGAGAGAGGAGCCGGCGAGATATTATTTACGAGCATGAATCACGATGGAGTAAAAACGGGATATGCCAATGAGGCACTTGCTGCGCTTTCCAATCAGCTTTCTATTCCTGTAATAGCGTCGGGCGGGGCGGGAGAACCGGAGCATTTTCGTGACGCTTTTACTCTCGGTAAGGCAGATGCCGCACTGGCTGCCAGCGTTTTTCACTTTGGTGAGATTAAAATTTCCGAATTAAAATCGTATCTTTGCGCGCAAGGTGTTACGGTGAGAATTTAA
- the hisIE gene encoding bifunctional phosphoribosyl-AMP cyclohydrolase/phosphoribosyl-ATP diphosphatase HisIE: MDIDFDKMNGLVPAIVQDYYTCKVLMLGFMNKEAYAKTVETGKVTFFSRTKNRLWTKGEESGNFLHVVSIKEDCDKDTLLIQVHPVGPVCHTGTDTCWGEKNEEGVMFIKELQDFIDKRHAEMPEKSYTTSLFESGINRMAQKVGEEAVETVIEATNGTDERMIYESSDLLYHLIVLLTSKGYRIEDLARELKARHSESWTKH, from the coding sequence ATGGATATAGATTTCGATAAGATGAACGGTTTGGTGCCGGCTATTGTGCAAGATTACTACACCTGCAAGGTACTGATGCTGGGCTTTATGAATAAAGAAGCTTATGCTAAGACGGTAGAAACAGGCAAGGTTACTTTCTTTAGCCGGACAAAAAACAGGTTATGGACTAAAGGCGAAGAGAGTGGTAATTTTTTGCATGTGGTTTCTATCAAGGAAGATTGCGATAAAGATACATTACTCATCCAGGTACATCCTGTAGGTCCTGTGTGCCACACGGGAACCGATACCTGTTGGGGAGAGAAGAATGAAGAAGGAGTGATGTTCATTAAAGAACTTCAGGACTTTATCGATAAACGCCATGCCGAGATGCCCGAAAAATCGTATACTACCAGCTTGTTTGAGTCCGGAATAAACCGCATGGCTCAGAAAGTGGGAGAGGAAGCTGTGGAAACAGTGATTGAAGCAACGAATGGCACGGATGAGAGGATGATTTACGAAAGCTCCGATTTACTCTACCACCTCATCGTGTTGCTTACTTCGAAGGGATATCGCATTGAGGATTTGGCTCGTGAGTTAAAAGCAAGGCATTCGGAATCATGGACGAAGCATTAG
- a CDS encoding ATP-binding cassette domain-containing protein — protein sequence MEETANALIQYKDVEVDQQELCVLSEVNLQLFKGDFLYLIGKVGSGKTSLLKTFYGELGVTQGEAQVLGYDMKIIKRKHIPQLRRKLGIVFQDFQLLTDRSVYDNLEFVLRSTGWKNKEEIKDRIYEVLEQVGMSNKGYKLPNELSGGEQQRIVIARAVLNSPQIILADEPTGNLDVETGRAIVELLHNICTQGASVIMTTHNLQLLKEFPGRVYRCEEHRLANVTEEFAEKEQIGDN from the coding sequence ATGGAAGAAACAGCAAACGCATTGATTCAATATAAGGATGTTGAGGTAGATCAGCAGGAACTTTGTGTGCTTAGCGAGGTGAACCTGCAATTGTTTAAAGGAGATTTTCTTTATCTTATAGGTAAGGTTGGTTCCGGTAAAACGAGCTTGCTGAAGACTTTTTATGGTGAGTTGGGAGTAACCCAAGGCGAAGCGCAGGTACTGGGCTATGACATGAAAATTATTAAACGCAAACATATACCTCAGCTAAGACGTAAATTGGGCATTGTGTTTCAGGATTTTCAGCTGCTCACCGATCGTTCTGTATATGATAATCTGGAGTTTGTATTGCGATCTACCGGTTGGAAAAACAAGGAAGAGATTAAAGATCGTATTTATGAGGTGCTGGAACAGGTGGGTATGAGCAACAAAGGCTATAAACTGCCCAACGAACTTTCGGGTGGAGAACAGCAACGTATTGTCATAGCGCGTGCGGTGCTTAATTCGCCGCAGATTATATTGGCCGATGAGCCCACAGGAAACCTTGACGTAGAAACGGGAAGGGCTATTGTGGAGTTATTGCATAACATTTGTACACAGGGGGCATCGGTCATTATGACTACCCATAACCTGCAACTGCTCAAAGAATTTCCCGGGCGGGTGTATCGTTGTGAAGAACA